One genomic segment of Trichoplusia ni isolate ovarian cell line Hi5 chromosome 5, tn1, whole genome shotgun sequence includes these proteins:
- the LOC113493854 gene encoding lipase member H-A-like codes for MDSRAEFGYPAGLMSNCPGSTKPALIPKSQLKYLSFVVQGNGRTRQKYSYWNAKNIAKDPRINFKRKTLLVAIGYLDSPNLPISAMFANEYEERGYNVILVDYQRFATVHYHLATRLMRPVGMHVAEVLVQLTQNGLDPSKLELLGFSLGCHTASFIARHYQTMTGRNISTLTALEPSGPCFRNLGPNDRLDASNADFVQVIHTNIDGYGMATPMGHIDFYVNGGEYQPSDIGFYPCTTTCSHFRILPLWVSAIKNPKKFIGMKCKDIQQARDSDCYSNVPLETIVMGLGIDRSKRGIFYLATSKEYPYYLGAKGLKPEYVYWKTLTDINDGDEVEIYT; via the exons ATGGATTCCAGAGCTGAGTTTGGATACCCGGCTGGTTTGATGTCTAATT GTCCTGGATCCACAAAACCAGCGCTCATCCCCAAGAGCCAGCTGAAGTACCTGTCATTCGTGGTCCAGGGCAACGGGAGGACCAGGCAGAAGTACTCCTACTGGAACGCCAAGAACATCGCCAAAGATCCCAGAATTAACTTTAAAAG GAAAACTCTTCTAGTGGCCATCGGTTACCTGGACAGCCCGAACCTGCCGATATCCGCGATGTTTGCCAATGAGTACGAAGAGCGGGGATACAACGTCATCCTCGTCGACTATCAGAGATTTGCCACCGTACACTACCATCT GGCAACCCGCCTCATGCGACCAGTGGGCATGCACGTCGCTGAAGTTTTAGTCCAACTCACACAAAACGGTCTAGACCCATCAAAACTAGAACTCCTAGGTTTTAGCCTAGGCTGCCACACAGCCAGCTTCATAGCCAGACACTACCAAACCATGACCGGTCGAAACATTTCCACTCTAACCGCTTTGGAACCTTCAGGACCATGTTTTCGGAACTTAGGACCGAATGATAGACTGGACGCGTCTAACGCAGACTTCGTTCAAGTCATACATACGAATATCGACGGCTACGGCATGGCTACTCCCATGGGACACATAGACTTCTACGTCAACGGTGGGGAGTACCAACCTTCGGACATCGGCTTTTATCCTTGCACAACGACATGCAGCCACTTCAGAATCCTCCCACTCTGGGTTTCAGCTATCAAAAACCCTAAAAAGTTTATCGGGATGAAATGTAAGGATATTCAGCAAGCGAGAGATTCTGATTGCTATAGTAATGTGCCTTTAGAAACTATAGTCATGGGACTGGGTATAGATAGAAGTAAGAGGGGTATATTCTATTTGGCTACGAGTAAAGAGTATCCCTACTATTTGGGCGCAAAAGGTTTGAAACCGGAGTACGTGTATTGGAAGACGTTGACAGATATTAATGATGGGGATGAAGTGGAAATATATACGTAG
- the LOC113493856 gene encoding uncharacterized protein LOC113493856, with protein sequence MYIRAKITGFTADRPHRMCVVCCVFKLQQTLFRIKMYRDANMNILLFLTIITASLQLVSPAPTHMQEFEMLMLNQLNKSWYKPKPPHEYPLKGEYPCEGGICRTETRRRLFKD encoded by the exons ATGTATATACGAGCAAAGATAACGGGATTTACAGCTGATCGTCCACATCGGATGTGTGTCGTGTGCTGCGTATTTAAACTACAACAAACTTTATTCCGCATTAAAATGTACCGAGACGCCAACATGAATATTTTG CTATTCCTAACCATCATAACGGCGTCTCTTCAGCTGGTATCACCAGCTCCCACCCACATGCAGGAGTTCGAGATGTTGATGCTGAACCAGCTCAACAAGTCCTGGTACAAACCAAAGCCACCCCATGAGTACCCCTTGAAGGGAGAGTACCCTTGCGAGGGAGGGATCTGCAGGACCGAGACCAGGAGAAGACTGTTTAAAGACTGA